The following proteins are encoded in a genomic region of Coffea eugenioides isolate CCC68of chromosome 6, Ceug_1.0, whole genome shotgun sequence:
- the LOC113774118 gene encoding uncharacterized protein LOC113774118 — translation MVIDEENADENSQRKTRGPTYMIEIWGKPSSCHQYKVRFDKDGEPIGKNKSKFTEFLGTIARNGKYAPLDVTDWREMTNDKKQDMLVLVKEKFRLPRGADFWTLKSIGKKWRNWKSALKAKYYNPNESIESQINNRDQQILKDQWRNLLAYWSLEETKNTSEKNKMSRAKKTMNHKTGKKSYAQIRKKLQALKEKVSQLPPGSNDDVGRNDAFAQVFREDNNGRVRMYGLGVTPSNKWGNVPSRSTCQRIVMEQKAAISKMEDKFAEQDQQLKDQAKELAELKAIVCQQQSSGSKTGGSINSTSSNHVSKSPIGAHSLQVCS, via the exons ATGGTTATAGATGAAGAAAATGCAGATGAAAATTCACAAAGAAAAACTAGAGGGCCAACATATATGATAGAAATATGGGGTAAACCTAGTAGTTGTCATCAGTACAAAGTTAGATTTGATAAGGATGGTGAGCCTATTGGCAAGAACAAGTCCAAATTTACTGAGTTCTTAGGAACAATAGCAAGAAATGGAAAGTATGCTCCTCTAGACGTGACAGATTGGCGTGAAATGACAAATGATAAGAAGCAAGACATGCTTGTACTGGTGAAG GAAAAATTTCGTCTTCCTCGAGGTGCAGATTTCTGGACTTTGAAATCTATCggcaaaaaatggagaaattgGAAATCAGCTTTAAAGGCAAAATATTACAATCCAAATGAATCCATTGAGAGTCAAATTAACAATAGGGATCAGCAGATCTTGAAAGATCAGTGGAGAAATCTTCTGGCTTACTGGAGCTTAGAGGAAACAAAG AATACCAGCGAGAAGAATAAGATGAGTCGGGCTAAGAAAACAATGAATCATAAGACAGGGAAGAAATCGTATGCTCAAATTCGAAAGAAATTG CAAGCTTTGAAGGAAAAAGTTAGCCAACTTCCCCCTGGTTCTAATGATGATGTTGGTCGTAATGATGCATTTGCCCAAGTATTTAGGGAAGATAACAATGGGCGTGTGCGCATGTATGGTCTAGGTGTGACACCATCAAACAAATGGGGTAACGTACCTAGTCGCAGCACTTGTCAGCGTATCGTTATGGAGCAAAAGGCAGCAATTTCTAAGATGGAAGATAAATTTGCTGAGCAAGATCAGCAGCTGAAAGACCAAGCCAAAGAACTTGCAGAGCTCAAAGCAATTGTGTGTCAGCAGCAAAGTAGTGGCTCAAAAACTGGTGGCTCGATAAATTCAACGTCCTCTAATCATGTTTCAAAATCACCTATTGGTGCTCATTCTCTTCAGGTATGTTCATGA